The sequence CAATGAAAGTCGACAGAGATTTCGGCTAAAATGAAGCCCCTACTCCAGGTGAAGGATAATCATCATCCTTCCCACTGCCATTGTTTCCTCCAGTTTCATCAGTGGATTCCGCATCTCTCAGATCTTCGGCCCACTGGGGTATTTCATGAGCGTTTCCGGTAACACGAGTCCAATCCAAATCCTCTAATTTAATAGGGTCTTCACTAAATTTTTTCGGATCAACTTTTGTTTTTCTATTTGGATGTTTAGGGTCGCTTGGTATCTCTGGGATATTGAAGTCCCGTATTATCCCTGTCTTGGGATTAAAACCTTGCATTGACCCATCAGGGTCTACTGCAACTATCTCTGCATTTAATTTTACACCTGGTTTAAGTGGGCTTTCTTCAAGGTTTTCTGCAGCTGTCTTGTCCCCGGGCGAAACCCCTTCGTCAGTACCAGGAAGATACTCTCCATGAGTATGAATCAGCTTTTCGACATGTTGTCCAGCTTCAATTTCAATTGTTCCTGTAGTCGCTTTATTAACCATCGGAGTGGTATAAACATACTCCTTCTTATCACCATAATTATTGACACAGAAAACTTGGGTTTCAAGTTCTCTTCCAATATTGATGGAAATGCCATTATAACATATTGCGAAGTCACGCATTGCCATGTCAGGGTGGGAAAAAGGGGTTCCCGCTTTATTCCCTGTAGGATCAGTATACCTCAACGGATTATTGCTGCAATAAGCGTAGGGGTTGAGCTGTTGGGGATCGTATAGATTGGGTATCAAAGAATCCGGGCTGATGAACCGGCCGATGGCGGGATCATAATGCCTGGCGTCGTAATTGTAAAGGCCCGTGGACTCGTCCAGTTCCTGGTCCGTGTATTTGTAGGGCGTGGGCGTTGCCACGGAACCGGTGTAAAAGCGGTCCTCGCCGAAGGGCCGGTAATCGGCCTGTTCCACCACGGCGCCGGAGTCGTCCGTCACCACGGTGGAGCTTCCCAGGTGATCCTTGGAAAAATACTGGATGCCCTCGCCGTCCGTGATCTTGGCGATGCGCCGGTCCGCGCCGAAGATATACTTGGTCGCCACTCCATTTTTAACTTCATAGAATTGGCTTGCGTAAAAGGTCGTGCTTTCGCCGACGACTTCCTTACGAACCCGGGCGCCGTTTCCGTCGTAATAAAAATTGGTGGTCACGTCCGTCTGGCCGGACACGGATTTCACCACCTGGGTTGGCATGTTGTCCACGTTATAGTCAATGGCCAGGGTGGCGCTGATGCTGCCGGCCCCTTCTAACTTGGGGCACGCCGTGATATTGCCGTTGGCGTCGTAGGAGTAGTTATATACGGTTCCGCCGGCCGTGACCGCATCCAGCTTATGGGTGACGCTGTTGTAGGCGTAGGTCATGGACGATCC comes from Desulfatibacillum aliphaticivorans DSM 15576 and encodes:
- a CDS encoding RHS repeat domain-containing protein — translated: MTYAYNSVTHKLDAVTAGGTVYNYSYDANGNITACPKLEGAGSISATLAIDYNVDNMPTQVVKSVSGQTDVTTNFYYDGNGARVRKEVVGESTTFYASQFYEVKNGVATKYIFGADRRIAKITDGEGIQYFSKDHLGSSTVVTDDSGAVVEQADYRPFGEDRFYTGSVATPTPYKYTDQELDESTGLYNYDARHYDPAIGRFISPDSLIPNLYDPQQLNPYAYCSNNPLRYTDPTGNKAGTPFSHPDMAMRDFAICYNGISINIGRELETQVFCVNNYGDKKEYVYTTPMVNKATTGTIEIEAGQHVEKLIHTHGEYLPGTDEGVSPGDKTAAENLEESPLKPGVKLNAEIVAVDPDGSMQGFNPKTGIIRDFNIPEIPSDPKHPNRKTKVDPKKFSEDPIKLEDLDWTRVTGNAHEIPQWAEDLRDAESTDETGGNNGSGKDDDYPSPGVGASF